Genomic DNA from Myxococcales bacterium:
GTTGCTATTGTTGCGGTGGGGGTCGTGCGCTGTGGCGATTTGCACGTGAGGGTAGTCAGAACCGCCAGCAGAGGCAGCCAGGTCGCGAGACGGGGCCGGCCCAAGGTCCATTCGCTAGATTTCGTCATGCGACTCTGTATCACACCGATGCTCGCTGGAGGGCGACGTAGCTGGCAACCGGCATTGATGTAAGCCATTGATATTAAATATGTTTTATTGATTGCGATCATTCGGTAATGCAATTGCACCACTCCCACCGCCGTGCTACCTACTGCCCCCTAACCAACACGGCCTTTGAGTAGTGGCGCCGTGGTGTTGGCAGGTCTCATGGTGAGGCAGGTCAGCGCTGTTGCCACTGCGATGACGGGGCCGGACGCACAACGGAGACAGACTATGGAAACGATGGAAGAAGCTACGTCAGAAACCCCAATCACGCTGCGCCAACTCTTGGCCGCGGGTGTCCACTTTGGGCACAACACCGGCCGCTGGAACCCAAAGATGAAGCAATTCATTTGGGGCGCCCGCGACGGCATTCACATCATTGACCTGCAACACACGGTCAAGCTGTTCAAAAAAGCCTTTCAAGCCGTCGTCGACGTGACCTCGCGCGGCGAGCAAGTGCTGTTCGTCGGCACCAAGATGCAAGCGCAAGACGTCATCGCCGAAGAGGCGTTGCGCGCCGGCCAATACTTCGTAACGCATCGCTGGCTGGGCGGCACGCTCACCAACTTCAAGACGGTCAAGGGCTCGCTCGATCGCCTCGCCAACCTCGAAAAGCTCGAGGAAGACGGCACCATCAATGCGTACACCAAGAGCGAGCAAGTGCGCATCGCCAAAGAGCGCACCAAGCTCATGCAAACGCTCGGTGGCATCAAGACCATGAAAAAGCCGC
This window encodes:
- the rpsB gene encoding 30S ribosomal protein S2; translated protein: MEEATSETPITLRQLLAAGVHFGHNTGRWNPKMKQFIWGARDGIHIIDLQHTVKLFKKAFQAVVDVTSRGEQVLFVGTKMQAQDVIAEEALRAGQYFVTHRWLGGTLTNFKTVKGSLDRLANLEKLEEDGTINAYTKSEQVRIAKERTKLMQTLGGIKTMKKPPGMLFVIDPAKEHIAIEEARKLEIPIVAVTDTNCNPDFIDYVIPGNDDAIRAVKLFAGRIADACIIGTKVHKERAHLHKKEEVEPQDQVIRVSSGGDGPRVEISTGGSMFNPDASARPD